In Mesotoga infera, a genomic segment contains:
- a CDS encoding histidinol-phosphatase HisJ family protein has product MPVDLHNHSSFSPDSRTPMEEIVEEACIKGLKVVGISDHDDLDTSLSFNYRLRDLKGYLRNLSRLKDNSTAKILSGLEVGLQSCARIPPEGDFDYFIYSVHGIPGAKNLDVENVWTLYLEEAIEAIYDVKGPGFFGHIDFLRRYIPEHRPLDNETLLNELLKRLIRTSIGIEINTSGWRYPYREPSPQRWIIERYLSHGGRLITIGSDSHRREDVGSHIGDAILLLREIGIREIFYCEKMNYVPFQIDDC; this is encoded by the coding sequence GTGCCTGTAGATCTTCACAATCACAGTTCCTTTTCACCAGACAGTCGTACACCAATGGAGGAGATTGTTGAGGAAGCTTGCATTAAGGGTCTGAAGGTGGTCGGGATCTCAGATCACGATGATCTGGACACTTCCCTTTCGTTCAATTATAGACTTAGAGATCTCAAAGGCTATTTGAGGAATCTCTCCCGGCTGAAGGACAACTCAACAGCAAAGATCCTCTCAGGACTTGAGGTGGGTCTGCAGTCGTGTGCCAGGATACCTCCAGAAGGAGATTTCGACTATTTCATATACTCCGTGCACGGAATACCGGGAGCAAAAAACCTAGATGTAGAAAATGTTTGGACGCTGTATCTAGAAGAGGCAATTGAGGCGATTTACGATGTTAAGGGACCCGGCTTCTTCGGCCACATCGATTTCCTTCGAAGATACATTCCTGAACACAGACCTCTGGACAACGAAACTCTTCTGAACGAGCTGTTGAAGAGGCTGATAAGGACCAGCATCGGGATTGAGATTAACACTTCCGGCTGGCGTTATCCATATAGAGAGCCAAGTCCCCAGAGATGGATAATTGAGAGATACCTCTCACATGGAGGCAGACTGATCACTATCGGTTCAGATTCTCATCGAAGAGAAGATGTCGGCAGCCACATTGGAGATGCCATATTGCTGCTGAGAGAAATCGGGATCAGAGAGATCTTCTACTGTGAAAAAATGAATTATGTGCCATTTCAGATTGACGACTGCTAA
- a CDS encoding polyhydroxyalkanoic acid system protein produces the protein MKELGVKVSHCLGSDRAKRRLAKKIEELQKEFKGKFTLDSLWEDDSLKFQLKAAGIKMRGLLKVSDASVSLVGTLPFALTPFRGKIESTLKAELEKILVEGD, from the coding sequence TTGAAAGAGCTTGGAGTAAAGGTCAGTCACTGCCTCGGAAGCGATCGCGCCAAAAGGAGACTGGCGAAAAAAATCGAAGAACTGCAGAAGGAGTTCAAAGGGAAGTTCACTCTTGACTCTCTCTGGGAAGACGACTCCCTGAAATTTCAATTGAAAGCGGCAGGTATAAAGATGCGTGGTCTCTTGAAAGTCTCCGACGCTAGCGTATCACTTGTCGGAACGCTGCCGTTCGCATTGACCCCCTTCAGGGGGAAGATCGAGTCTACACTGAAGGCAGAGCTTGAGAAGATCCTTGTAGAAGGTGATTGA
- a CDS encoding 3'-5' exonuclease, translated as MKKIYLVIDTETTGSSPLGGDRILEIAAIPIYGNKILHNLSFQSLVNPLVLIPAQITGIHGLKNEDVSQEPTMAEVFPRFRDYVGSATIVGHNIVNDMTFFDIASKETGVLPLTNNYIDTIEIAHEVFSEGSYSLKSVAGRLKIRDVPTHRAMDDARVTAKVFLALARRLGGISEMIKYEKKWRG; from the coding sequence ATGAAGAAGATCTACTTAGTCATTGACACAGAGACCACTGGATCGAGTCCCCTAGGAGGAGACAGAATTCTAGAAATAGCGGCTATTCCAATATACGGGAATAAGATCTTGCACAATCTTTCATTCCAATCCCTGGTTAACCCGCTAGTTCTGATTCCGGCGCAGATTACCGGGATACATGGACTGAAGAATGAAGATGTCTCTCAAGAACCGACGATGGCCGAGGTTTTTCCGAGATTCCGCGACTACGTTGGTAGTGCGACTATAGTTGGTCATAATATCGTGAACGACATGACCTTCTTCGATATTGCATCAAAGGAAACTGGAGTGCTTCCGCTGACCAACAATTACATCGATACCATAGAAATAGCACATGAGGTTTTTTCAGAAGGGTCGTACAGTCTTAAGAGCGTTGCCGGCAGGCTGAAGATTAGAGATGTACCCACTCACAGGGCGATGGACGATGCCAGAGTGACTGCAAAGGTTTTCCTGGCACTCGCGAGACGGCTTGGAGGTATTTCCGAGATGATCAAATACGAGAAGAAGTGGAGGGGTTAG
- a CDS encoding PhoH family protein: protein MIKNFILDTNVLVHDPYCFENFEDNNIIIPFPVLEEIDKLKKNSGSVGQNARKVNRFLDSLRSKGRLTEGVRLESGGTLRIAVFDEFKSKLPPFAENNYKDNAILLYMMELSNMDKLPVILVSKDINMRVKADIMGLKADDYLYDKVEIDDKLSGINIVDNPSFRDKFIDRDELSSDELHESVGANEFVDFGGDIFGRVSPDGKRIVPLRITMETSSWGIMPRNKEQMMAMELLLDDDVRVVFIPGMAGTGKTLISLACGLRKVVDERKYERLMVARPIIPMGQDIGYLPGSMEEKIDPWMTPIYDNLYMLFNNRHTDLETFLKKGEQLQVEVLSYIRGRSIPNQYFIIDEAQNLSPHEIKTIITRVGENTKIVVIGDPYQIDNSYLDAYSNGLTYAASRLTNKSLAGHITLTKGERSELASLAAELL, encoded by the coding sequence TTGATAAAGAACTTTATTCTCGATACCAACGTTCTGGTTCATGATCCCTATTGTTTCGAGAATTTTGAAGACAACAACATAATTATCCCTTTTCCCGTTCTTGAGGAAATAGATAAACTGAAGAAGAACTCCGGATCCGTTGGCCAGAATGCCAGGAAAGTAAATAGATTTCTTGATTCGCTTAGATCGAAAGGCAGGCTGACTGAAGGCGTAAGACTGGAGTCTGGGGGTACGTTACGAATTGCGGTATTTGATGAATTCAAGAGCAAGCTACCGCCGTTTGCCGAAAACAATTACAAAGACAACGCAATTTTGCTGTATATGATGGAGCTCAGTAACATGGACAAACTGCCAGTCATTCTGGTCAGCAAAGACATAAACATGCGAGTGAAGGCCGATATAATGGGTCTTAAGGCCGATGATTACCTTTACGACAAAGTGGAAATCGACGACAAACTGTCGGGAATAAATATTGTAGACAATCCGTCTTTCAGGGATAAGTTCATTGACCGGGACGAACTATCATCAGATGAACTTCACGAATCTGTTGGGGCAAACGAATTTGTGGACTTTGGCGGAGACATCTTTGGAAGAGTCTCTCCCGACGGTAAGAGGATTGTTCCGCTAAGAATTACTATGGAAACTAGCAGTTGGGGGATAATGCCCCGGAACAAGGAACAGATGATGGCGATGGAGCTGTTGCTTGACGACGACGTGAGGGTAGTCTTCATACCCGGTATGGCTGGAACTGGCAAGACGCTGATCTCTCTTGCCTGCGGATTGAGAAAGGTTGTTGACGAGAGAAAATATGAAAGACTTATGGTTGCCAGGCCGATCATCCCAATGGGACAGGATATTGGCTATCTTCCAGGCTCCATGGAAGAGAAGATAGATCCCTGGATGACCCCAATATACGACAACCTCTATATGTTGTTCAACAACCGTCATACGGATCTGGAAACATTCCTGAAGAAGGGCGAGCAGCTGCAGGTGGAAGTTCTCAGCTACATAAGGGGAAGGTCAATACCAAACCAGTATTTCATAATCGACGAGGCTCAGAACCTCTCGCCCCATGAGATCAAGACGATAATTACCAGAGTGGGGGAAAACACTAAGATAGTTGTCATAGGAGACCCCTATCAAATTGACAATTCCTATCTCGATGCATACAGCAATGGACTCACATATGCTGCTTCGAGATTGACAAACAAATCATTGGCGGGCCATATAACCCTAACTAAGGGTGAGCGTTCAGAACTTGCTAGTCTGGCGGCCGAGCTGCTGTGA
- a CDS encoding DUF4911 domain-containing protein, whose translation MNEVVEYDLFVKIRPEDIHVLCYIAEAEDNLMNIRHVTDEGLLKIIVPADLLDEVKSFLKSIKYRIDLEVVEIRANPGHT comes from the coding sequence ATGAATGAAGTGGTGGAGTACGATCTCTTTGTTAAAATAAGGCCCGAAGATATTCATGTGCTTTGCTACATAGCCGAAGCCGAAGATAATCTTATGAACATCAGGCATGTTACAGATGAGGGCCTTCTGAAGATTATCGTTCCCGCAGATCTGCTGGATGAAGTGAAGAGTTTTCTGAAGAGCATTAAGTACCGTATCGATCTGGAAGTGGTGGAGATTCGTGCGAATCCTGGACATACTTGA
- a CDS encoding YqeG family HAD IIIA-type phosphatase encodes MRILDILDSAVPNDKAENVREVDYERLQKLGYNTILFDYDNTIAVWREPFDMRNKPVIDNLISAGMKVGVVTNGPQSRVKNLKDLFGDELKVYHSMRKPGTKELRKVLSDMKSRPEKTVIIGDLFFTDIIAGNRMGMYSILVAPLVDISQKWYKRLLGKITIAAYLVFFFTVGWVFRLGRLTTPHLFADSVMDIDFDSLKDSGHRLVIFDFDNTLESWGASAVSKEKRLLLNRVERLGLKVLLISNGKADRLGKIDEELDTIKVIGRARKPLTFKSKRVLKDYGIPPYKTVVVGDQLFTDIIMGNLLGAYTVKVEPISEKEFFWTKLVRRVEGLFLSKMRKHPEVEALDK; translated from the coding sequence GTGCGAATCCTGGACATACTTGATAGCGCAGTACCAAACGACAAGGCTGAGAATGTCAGAGAAGTCGATTATGAAAGGCTCCAGAAGCTCGGCTACAATACAATTCTCTTTGATTACGACAACACCATTGCAGTCTGGAGAGAGCCTTTCGATATGCGGAACAAACCCGTAATCGATAACCTGATCTCTGCCGGTATGAAGGTTGGTGTTGTAACCAATGGACCCCAATCGAGAGTTAAGAATCTCAAAGATCTCTTTGGGGACGAGTTGAAGGTATACCACTCGATGAGAAAGCCGGGCACGAAGGAACTGCGGAAGGTTCTGAGCGATATGAAATCGAGACCCGAGAAGACGGTAATAATTGGAGATCTCTTTTTCACGGACATTATTGCTGGAAATAGAATGGGTATGTATTCTATTCTTGTGGCTCCGCTAGTAGATATAAGTCAGAAGTGGTACAAGAGGTTGTTGGGGAAGATCACCATTGCGGCATATCTTGTATTCTTCTTCACAGTTGGCTGGGTATTTAGATTGGGAAGGCTAACCACCCCCCATCTCTTTGCCGACAGTGTTATGGATATAGATTTCGATTCTCTGAAAGATTCCGGGCACAGGCTTGTGATATTCGACTTCGACAATACTCTCGAGAGCTGGGGGGCAAGCGCCGTCTCAAAAGAGAAGCGGTTGCTTCTGAACAGAGTCGAGCGACTTGGTTTGAAAGTACTTCTGATTTCTAACGGGAAGGCCGACAGGCTCGGCAAAATAGATGAGGAGCTCGATACAATTAAGGTTATTGGGCGCGCAAGGAAACCGTTGACATTCAAATCGAAACGGGTTCTGAAGGACTACGGAATACCTCCGTACAAGACAGTAGTTGTTGGCGACCAGCTCTTTACGGATATTATCATGGGAAACCTTCTCGGAGCATACACTGTTAAAGTGGAACCGATCTCTGAAAAGGAGTTCTTCTGGACTAAGCTGGTCAGGAGAGTGGAGGGTCTTTTCTTGAGCAAAATGAGGAAGCATCCCGAAGTGGAGGCGCTGGACAAATGA
- a CDS encoding GTP-binding protein, with product MKCNGCGVELQHEDPAGLGYISESVMESRLLSGKEILCRRCFLMKHYSSLPEGNMVAHSLDNMKDYLRLAHDVIYVIDISDFDGTFRKDIADLLKDHSVHYILNKIDLLPREVKVDEMRDWASGILKAPVSRVRLVSVLGQYGLNSLFAYLKSSAAEYVSVGVTNVGKSSLLNGLTHSEEITVSRFPGTTVEVTSRTLYNSSVSIYDTPGIFTEDRVTDLLSVEDQSRFLPRKKLVSSTFQFHETRTVFLSGFVRIDAKSETDPVGIMHTFVPESVSVHETNSNTGVEEWDRWFGGLLKPPFSSSARGEYKWKSEKFRLRTGQELHICGLGWINVAKGPITLVLATPENVAMKVRKGLVGPKKFKK from the coding sequence ATGAAATGTAATGGGTGCGGTGTTGAGCTGCAGCATGAGGACCCGGCCGGTCTGGGATACATATCCGAGTCGGTGATGGAATCACGACTCCTTTCAGGAAAGGAAATCCTGTGTCGAAGATGTTTCCTTATGAAACATTATAGTTCGCTGCCAGAGGGTAATATGGTTGCTCATTCACTCGACAATATGAAGGATTATCTCCGTCTCGCTCATGATGTAATCTATGTAATCGATATTTCTGACTTTGACGGAACTTTCAGGAAGGACATCGCAGACCTCCTGAAAGATCACTCTGTTCACTACATTCTGAACAAGATCGATTTACTTCCCAGAGAGGTTAAGGTGGATGAAATGAGAGACTGGGCCTCGGGCATTCTCAAGGCACCGGTTAGCAGAGTAAGGCTTGTCTCGGTTTTGGGACAGTATGGACTTAACTCGCTTTTTGCCTATCTAAAATCCAGTGCTGCTGAGTACGTTTCGGTAGGAGTTACTAACGTTGGGAAGTCCTCACTTCTGAACGGCTTGACTCATTCCGAAGAGATTACTGTCAGTCGATTTCCTGGAACCACGGTAGAGGTGACATCGAGGACGCTGTACAACTCTTCAGTTAGCATTTACGATACGCCTGGAATCTTCACTGAAGACAGGGTGACCGACCTTCTGAGTGTTGAAGACCAGAGCAGATTTCTTCCCCGCAAGAAGCTTGTCAGCTCGACCTTTCAATTTCACGAAACCCGAACTGTTTTTCTGAGTGGATTTGTACGAATAGATGCGAAAAGTGAGACCGATCCCGTAGGAATAATGCATACCTTTGTTCCAGAAAGTGTTTCAGTCCATGAGACTAACTCGAATACCGGGGTCGAGGAATGGGATAGATGGTTTGGAGGACTTTTGAAACCTCCTTTTTCCAGTTCCGCAAGGGGTGAGTATAAGTGGAAAAGCGAGAAATTCAGGCTGAGAACCGGCCAGGAGCTTCACATTTGTGGCCTTGGCTGGATAAACGTCGCCAAAGGTCCAATAACGCTTGTTCTTGCTACTCCGGAAAACGTAGCTATGAAAGTGAGAAAGGGACTTGTTGGTCCGAAAAAATTCAAGAAGTGA
- the pduL gene encoding phosphate propanoyltransferase, translating to MKLKQPAIKAGVSNRHLHLSAEDIERLFGKGHELTPIKDLGQPGQYACDEKVILVGPKGAITGVRVLGPARKATQIEVSRTDAFSLGIRPPIKDSGDHADTPGLTIVGPKGTVVLNSGVMLAKRHIHMTPEDARVYGVEDKEIVMVYAEGAGTRRVIFDDVLVRVHSSYALEFHVDVDEANAAILNNNDPVFIIEEL from the coding sequence GTGAAGCTGAAGCAACCGGCAATCAAGGCAGGCGTTTCAAATCGCCATCTTCATTTGAGTGCGGAAGATATCGAAAGGCTCTTCGGCAAGGGTCATGAGCTAACTCCTATAAAGGATCTCGGTCAACCCGGGCAGTATGCCTGTGATGAAAAGGTGATTCTTGTCGGTCCAAAGGGAGCAATCACGGGAGTGAGGGTACTTGGTCCTGCGAGAAAGGCCACTCAGATAGAAGTATCGAGAACCGACGCTTTTTCCCTGGGAATAAGGCCGCCCATAAAGGATTCAGGTGACCACGCGGATACTCCCGGGCTAACGATTGTCGGTCCTAAAGGAACTGTCGTTCTCAATTCCGGAGTGATGCTTGCCAAGCGGCATATTCATATGACACCCGAGGACGCCAGGGTTTATGGTGTGGAGGACAAGGAGATAGTGATGGTTTATGCCGAGGGCGCTGGAACGCGGAGGGTGATCTTCGACGACGTTCTGGTTAGGGTGCACTCAAGTTACGCTCTGGAATTCCATGTTGATGTGGATGAAGCAAATGCTGCAATATTGAACAACAACGATCCAGTATTCATTATTGAGGAGTTATAG
- a CDS encoding DUF72 domain-containing protein produces the protein MVYIGTSGYSFPDWVGTAYPSGIDSSQMLRYYHSVWRFNSVELNFTYYRMPSIKTITGILRKIPGEMTFAVKAPGQATHDLWKGSSGELRKVSSEFYRALQPMREEGSLGPILFQFPWSFKFNERSREYIEEIAGSFDPGSNILAFEFRHDSWANEAAFEAVEEAGGIPVTVDEPTIGGLFPYIPRAGQMGAYFRFHGRNPDWFNSNGSERYNYDYSEDDLRSFAIDVLEFHKRDLPVFVFFNNCYMGRAVHNALLLRDLLGGA, from the coding sequence GTGGTCTATATTGGGACGAGCGGCTATTCATTTCCCGATTGGGTGGGGACGGCATACCCTTCAGGGATCGACTCATCCCAGATGCTCAGATATTACCATTCAGTATGGAGATTCAACTCCGTCGAACTGAATTTCACATATTATCGAATGCCATCTATAAAGACTATAACAGGCATCTTGAGGAAGATACCCGGAGAGATGACATTTGCAGTTAAAGCACCTGGACAGGCAACGCATGATCTATGGAAGGGCAGTTCAGGAGAGTTGAGAAAAGTATCCAGTGAATTCTATCGGGCTCTTCAGCCCATGAGAGAAGAGGGCAGCCTGGGGCCAATACTCTTCCAATTCCCATGGTCGTTCAAGTTCAATGAGAGAAGCAGGGAGTATATTGAAGAAATCGCCGGATCTTTCGACCCGGGCAGTAATATCCTGGCCTTCGAATTCAGACACGATAGCTGGGCAAATGAAGCTGCCTTTGAAGCGGTCGAGGAGGCAGGTGGAATACCTGTAACAGTTGATGAACCGACTATCGGCGGGTTGTTTCCATATATTCCCAGAGCGGGCCAAATGGGTGCTTACTTCAGATTTCACGGAAGAAATCCCGACTGGTTCAACAGTAACGGAAGTGAAAGATACAACTATGATTACTCGGAAGATGACTTGAGAAGTTTTGCCATCGATGTGCTAGAATTTCATAAACGTGATCTGCCTGTCTTTGTTTTTTTTAATAATTGCTACATGGGAAGAGCCGTTCACAACGCTCTTCTCCTGAGAGATCTGTTAGGAGGTGCCTGA
- a CDS encoding glycosyltransferase family 1 protein, translating to MYFLERVMAVPRLPEKLSRLEELSKNLWWSWNYHAQQMFKYIDPEMWYQEKRSPVRLLRRVRQTRLYELAEDKEFIKMYENTVEEFDKYMGGNNTWMEREHPDRKEQCIAYFCAEYGFHESFPIYSGGLGILAGDHLKTASDMGLNFVAVGLLYRNGYFEQRIDESGWQQNIYHSYEFEDFPVVPALDKAGDEVFINIDFPGRKVWAKIWKARIGRTSLYLLDTDIPQNELEDRKITGTLYGGDRETRIQQEILLGIGGVRALRMLGYSPNVWHMNEGHAAFLSLERIRELVQRNSIEFSTASMIVKSGNVFTTHTPVPAGNDTFTLDMIDKYFRDFWSKMRADRDEFLNLGIEKPQGGGQHFSMTVLALRLSALANGVSKLHGRVSRNLWNHIYPDLPAVEVPITHVTNGVHIWTWLNPNLVELLDKYLPVDWHERVYDPEIWEGVDKIPESEIWELHMSLKSRARGFLQGRLKRQRMRLGETIEDLLEVEEALPENVLTIGFARRFATYKRATLIFKDINRLKSIIANSERPVQFVFAGKAHPADDPGKELIRKLYEISRTPEFKSRVIIVENYDMNIARHLVSGVDIWLNTPRRPHEASGTSGEKAGMNGVLNFSVLDGWWVEGFNGENGWAIGDNRDYRDHELQDRIDSVSIYSALEKEIIPLYYSRDEEGVARDWAKKMKSSIKEIGSKFNTHRMIAEYATDLYFPAADLSVEAEREGYKLAKSVAVWKDKFSASWNAIRIKPNVQAESSAKSIKVGQEIALSANIYLGTLDPSEVQAEIFVAKMNDEGEMDSFSLYPMKLMKEDVHGEYVYGGKFIVAEEGNLAYTVRVIPNPQKLPDRYFIPVAKWIV from the coding sequence ATGTACTTCCTCGAAAGAGTAATGGCGGTTCCTAGATTGCCCGAAAAGCTGAGCAGACTCGAAGAACTGTCAAAGAACCTATGGTGGAGCTGGAACTACCATGCTCAACAGATGTTCAAATACATAGATCCCGAGATGTGGTATCAGGAAAAGCGGAGCCCCGTGAGGCTTCTCCGAAGGGTACGCCAAACTAGATTGTATGAACTGGCCGAAGACAAAGAGTTCATCAAGATGTATGAGAACACCGTAGAAGAGTTCGACAAATACATGGGTGGAAATAACACATGGATGGAGAGAGAACACCCGGACAGAAAGGAACAATGCATAGCCTATTTCTGCGCGGAATATGGATTCCATGAATCATTTCCAATCTATTCTGGAGGCCTCGGCATTCTTGCCGGAGACCACCTGAAAACGGCCAGCGACATGGGCCTTAATTTCGTTGCAGTAGGACTTCTATACAGGAACGGATACTTCGAACAGAGAATCGACGAATCGGGATGGCAGCAGAACATTTATCACTCATATGAGTTTGAAGATTTTCCCGTAGTTCCTGCACTCGACAAAGCCGGAGACGAGGTTTTCATTAATATAGACTTTCCGGGGAGAAAGGTATGGGCGAAGATCTGGAAGGCCAGAATTGGCAGGACATCTCTTTATCTTTTGGATACGGACATTCCTCAAAATGAACTTGAAGACAGGAAGATTACCGGCACGCTCTATGGCGGCGATCGTGAAACCAGGATACAACAGGAGATTCTTCTCGGCATCGGCGGAGTAAGAGCTCTCAGAATGCTGGGCTACTCTCCAAATGTATGGCATATGAATGAAGGCCACGCGGCCTTCTTGTCCCTCGAGAGAATTCGAGAACTGGTCCAGAGAAACTCGATTGAGTTTTCGACCGCGTCGATGATTGTAAAATCCGGCAACGTCTTCACGACACATACGCCGGTGCCGGCCGGTAATGACACGTTCACACTTGACATGATTGACAAGTACTTCCGTGATTTCTGGAGTAAGATGCGCGCCGATAGGGATGAATTTTTGAACCTCGGCATCGAAAAACCCCAGGGCGGCGGGCAGCACTTCAGCATGACGGTCCTTGCGCTCAGGCTTTCTGCTCTTGCTAATGGAGTTAGCAAGCTTCATGGAAGAGTCAGCAGGAATCTCTGGAATCACATCTACCCGGATCTTCCCGCAGTAGAGGTTCCGATAACTCACGTGACTAACGGAGTTCACATCTGGACTTGGCTGAATCCAAACCTGGTCGAGTTGCTGGACAAATACCTTCCCGTGGACTGGCATGAGAGAGTTTATGATCCAGAGATCTGGGAAGGAGTCGATAAGATTCCGGAAAGCGAGATCTGGGAGCTGCACATGTCACTTAAATCCAGAGCAAGAGGCTTTCTGCAGGGAAGGTTGAAGAGACAGAGGATGAGGCTGGGTGAAACCATAGAAGACCTGCTGGAAGTCGAAGAAGCCTTACCCGAAAATGTTCTCACTATTGGATTTGCAAGGAGATTTGCTACGTATAAGCGTGCAACGCTGATCTTCAAAGACATTAACAGACTTAAATCGATAATCGCAAACTCCGAACGACCCGTTCAATTCGTTTTCGCAGGAAAGGCCCATCCAGCGGACGATCCTGGAAAAGAGCTGATAAGGAAGTTGTATGAAATCTCCAGAACACCGGAATTCAAAAGCCGTGTGATTATTGTAGAGAATTACGACATGAATATCGCTCGCCACTTGGTGAGCGGTGTGGATATCTGGCTCAATACGCCGAGAAGACCCCACGAAGCAAGCGGAACCAGCGGCGAAAAAGCCGGAATGAATGGAGTTCTGAACTTCAGCGTCCTCGATGGCTGGTGGGTGGAAGGTTTCAACGGTGAAAACGGCTGGGCTATCGGCGATAACAGAGACTACAGAGACCACGAGCTTCAGGATAGGATAGACTCTGTGTCGATTTACAGCGCACTTGAGAAGGAGATAATTCCTCTTTACTACTCGAGGGATGAAGAAGGAGTGGCGAGGGACTGGGCGAAGAAGATGAAGAGCTCCATCAAGGAAATCGGTAGCAAGTTCAATACTCACAGAATGATTGCAGAGTATGCAACAGATCTCTATTTCCCGGCTGCCGACCTTTCCGTAGAGGCCGAGAGAGAGGGTTACAAACTTGCTAAGAGCGTTGCCGTCTGGAAGGACAAGTTCAGTGCCAGCTGGAATGCCATAAGAATAAAGCCAAATGTGCAGGCCGAGTCTTCTGCCAAATCGATAAAGGTCGGGCAGGAGATCGCGCTCTCGGCAAACATCTACCTTGGAACTCTAGATCCATCTGAGGTTCAAGCTGAGATTTTTGTGGCAAAGATGAACGACGAAGGCGAGATGGACAGCTTCAGTCTCTATCCAATGAAGCTAATGAAAGAAGACGTCCACGGCGAATACGTATACGGAGGCAAGTTTATCGTTGCTGAAGAGGGTAATCTGGCGTATACTGTCAGAGTAATCCCGAATCCTCAAAAACTGCCTGACAGATACTTCATACCCGTTGCAAAATGGATCGTATAA
- a CDS encoding S1 RNA-binding domain-containing protein, with protein MSVKVGTVVEGNVTSVKKFGAYVNLESGEEGFIHISKVAREYVKNIEDYLKVGQKVEAKVLGTTKDGKWELSIKDLKSKGSDEGPSSQDFEKKLAKFMRDSGEKISAFKRRLDKKRGIRKRP; from the coding sequence GTGAGTGTGAAAGTGGGTACCGTTGTTGAGGGTAATGTGACTTCTGTCAAGAAATTCGGAGCGTACGTAAATCTTGAAAGCGGTGAGGAAGGGTTCATTCATATTTCCAAAGTGGCGCGAGAGTACGTGAAGAACATTGAAGACTATCTCAAAGTTGGTCAGAAAGTGGAGGCAAAGGTTCTTGGAACGACAAAAGACGGAAAATGGGAGCTGTCGATCAAGGATCTGAAGAGCAAAGGCTCTGATGAAGGACCGTCAAGTCAAGACTTCGAAAAGAAATTGGCCAAGTTCATGAGAGATAGCGGCGAAAAAATCTCCGCCTTTAAGAGAAGACTCGACAAGAAAAGAGGTATCCGTAAAAGACCATAA
- a CDS encoding 50S ribosomal protein L31: MKKEMHPEMKLITVKCTCGAEHKFYSTKDTIKVDLCSSCHPYFRGDASSMILDTEGRVQKFRNKYGDNY, from the coding sequence ATGAAAAAAGAAATGCACCCCGAGATGAAGCTGATTACTGTAAAGTGTACCTGTGGCGCAGAACACAAGTTTTATTCTACAAAGGACACCATTAAGGTTGACCTTTGCTCCAGCTGCCACCCCTACTTCCGTGGAGACGCATCTTCAATGATTCTCGACACTGAGGGAAGAGTTCAGAAGTTCAGAAACAAATACGGAGACAATTACTGA